From Cydia pomonella isolate Wapato2018A chromosome 26, ilCydPomo1, whole genome shotgun sequence, one genomic window encodes:
- the LOC133532234 gene encoding uncharacterized protein K02A2.6-like codes for MSAGLFGILSSFDHNGQEWKTYKSRLTQWFVANDITDATDATGTKRRAILLSALTEGTYRLAADLVLPKDVQTVPYDDIIKSLDTHFNPKRVGFSERHNFYAAVQRQGESHSQWAARLRGLTSLCAFNNVEEALLDRFIMGMRACYEKEKLYAQDLAGLTLGKAVEYAENVSTARAAAAASASGAGASAAGVAALDPLLKISRSASAKGPAATKSSRLGKPKCTICGYTNHKTAECQYSDYVCKKCNVKGHLRRVCPSKVNYVDNGAGDEDFGDDGEVFTIRSLRGEPMVGTVTIRGSKLNFEIDTGAAVTVISNDIYKLYFKDVPLGPLRRRLVTYNGDNIACVGVVPLPVCYDARTHSLDIHVVRDGGVSLLGRDFISAFQLELIRVNHCHLLSTVEQLQTKFPKFFSNSLGCFNKHKVKLRLKNNAKPVFIKARPIAFALRDKVNKEIDRLVQLGILKPVDHAEYASPIVPVLKRNGSV; via the coding sequence ATGTCGGCTGGATTATTTGGAATTTTGAGCAGTTTTGACCACAATGGACAGGAATGGAAGACATATAAAAGCCGCCTGACACAGTGGTTTGTGGCAAATGACATCACCGATGCGACAGACGCGACTGGAACAAAGCGGAGAGCTATATTGCTAAGTGCACTCACGGAGGGTACGTACAGACTCGCTGCAGATTTGGTTTTACCAAAGGATGTACAAACGGTGCCCTACGATGATATCATAAAGAGTTTGGATACCCATTTCAACCCTAAGCGAGTTGGGTTCAGCGAGAGGCATAATTTCTACGCAGCGGTACAAAGACAAGGCGAATCTCACTCGCAGTGGGCCGCGAGACTTCGTGGTCTGACGTCCCTTTGTGCCTTCAATAATGTGGAAGAAGCGCTACTCGATCGCTTTATTATGGGCATGAGGGCTTGTTATGAGAAAGAGAAGCTCTACGCGCAAGATTTGGCTGGCCTTACGCTTGGCAAAGCTGTGGAGTATGCCGAGAATGTTAGCACCGCGCGCGCAGCTGCCGCCGCCAGTGCGAGCGGAGCGGGCGCATCTGCCGCGGGCGTCGCGGCGCTGGACCCGCTATTAAAGATTTCACGCAGTGCTAGTGCCAAGGGACCGGCCGCTACAAAGAGTAGCCGTTTAGGGAAGCCTAAGTGTACCATATGCGGGTATACCAATCACAAAACCGCGGAGTGTCAGTACAGTGATTATGTGtgtaagaagtgtaacgttaaAGGCCATCTACGTAGGGTGTGCCCATCAAAAGTGAACTACGTAGACAATGGAGCCGGAGACGAGGACTTCGGAGACGATGGTGAGGTATTTACTATACGTTCATTGCGGGGAGAGCCAATGGTAGGCACCGTAACTATCCGCggatcaaaattaaattttgagaTAGATACGGGTGCTGCTGTAACTGTtatttcaaatgatatttataaattatattttaaagatgTGCCATTGGGTCCGTTGCGAAGAAGGCTGGTTACTTATAATGGCGATAACATTGCATGTGTGGGCGTTGTGCCGTTGCCTGTGTGCTACGACGCCCGCACACATTCGTTAGACATACACGTCGTACGAGACGGCGGAGTGTCTCTTTTAGGTAGGGATTTTATATCAGCCTTTCAATTGGAACTTATACGAGTTAATCACTGTCACCTATTGTCCACAGTTGAACAGCTACAAACAAAATTTCCTAAATTCTTTTCAAATTCATTAGGCTGTTTTAATAAACACAAAGTCAAACTGAGGCTCAAAAATAACGccaaaccggtttttattaagGCGCGGCCGATCGCATTTGCATTGCGCGATAAGGTAAACAAAGAAATCGACCGGCTAGTACAATTAGGCATTTTAAAACCCGTAGACCATGCCGAGTATGCTTCACCAATAGTGCCAGTGTTAAAACGGAATGGCAGTGTCTGA